A DNA window from Fragaria vesca subsp. vesca linkage group LG3, FraVesHawaii_1.0, whole genome shotgun sequence contains the following coding sequences:
- the LOC101306997 gene encoding tetrahydrocannabinolic acid synthase-like codes for MNMKTSHAKLFPLLFILLNSAWSIASSSISESFVQCLSSHIQNSNSSNEIILTRTSSAYPSVLESSIQNLRFSNNSTPKPETIITPFDESHVQAAVICSKKNGLQIRSRSGGHDYEGLSYVSRAPFIIIDLFNLRSIDVDIENESAWVKSGATLGEVYYSIAQKSKVYGFPAATCPTVGVGGHISGGGIGTMFRKYGLASDNVIDARIVDVNGRILDRKSMGEELFWAIRGGGGSSFGVILAWKLRLVPVPLTVTVCHITKTKEQGATKLLLKWQNIADKLPEELFIRPVIRSGDKTITVEFGSVFLGPVEKLFHLMQENFPQLSLGRSHCTEMSWIQSVLDFAGYSIHESLEILLKRRQFSIIFKAKSDFVTEPISEAGLEGLWQRLVEANTSFMILTPYGGKMSEISDSETAFPHRRGNIYEIQYMVVWDDGKDTEKYVGFMRRLYAYMAPYVSKSPRAAYLNYRDLDLGRNNNGNTSYAQASIWGLKYFKNNFRKLVHVKTLVDPGNFFRNEQSIPVFSSGRK; via the coding sequence ATGAATATGAAGACCTCTCATGCGAAGCTATTTCCCCTACTTTTCATCCTTCTCAACTCAGCTTGGTCCATAGCTTCAAGCTCCATTTCTGAAAGCTTTGTGCAATGCCTTTCCTCCCACATTCAGAACTCTAACTCCAGTAATGAAATCATTCTCACCAGAACCAGTTCAGCTTATCCTTCAGTGTTAGAATCTTCCATACAGAACCTCAGATTCTCGAACAATTCCACACCAAAACCAGAGACCATCATAACTCCTTTTGATGAATCTCATGTTCAAGCAGCTGTAATTTGCTCCAAGAAAAATGGCCTACAAATAAGAAGCCGAAGCGGGGGGCACGATTACGAGGGCCTATCCTATGTGTCCAGAGCTCCTTTCATCATCATTGATCTGTTCAATCTCCGTTCCATCGATGTTGACATAGAGAATGAGAGTGCTTGGGTCAAATCAGGTGCTACTCTTGGAGAGGTGTATTACAGCATTGCACAGAAGAGTAAAGTCTATGGCTTTCCAGCAGCGACTTGTCCCACCGTTGGTGTTGGGGGACATATCAGTGGAGGTGGAATTGGAACCATGTTCCGAAAATATGGTCTAGCATCTGACAATGTCATTGATGCCAGAATTGTAGATGTTAATGGCAGAATTCTAGATAGAAAGTCCATGGGAGAAGAGCTTTTTTGGGCTATCAGAGGAGGAGGTGGATCAAGCTTTGGAGTCATTCTAGCATGGAAACTTAGACTGGTTCCTGTTCCCCTTACTGTAACAGTTTGCCACATTACAAAGACAAAAGAACAAGGCGCAACCAAACTTCTTTTGAAATGGCAAAACATTGCAGACAAGCTTCCTGAAGAACTTTTCATACGTCCAGTTATAAGAAGTGGTGACAAGACTATTACAGTTGAATTCGGTTCCGTGTTTCTTGGCCCGGTTGAGAAACTTTTCCATTTGATGCAGGAGAACTTCCCACAGTTGAGCTTAGGAAGAAGCCATTGCACCGAGATGAGTTGGATTCAGTCTGTTTTAGACTTTGCTGGCTACTCGATACACGAATCCTTAGAAATTTTGCTGAAGCGCCGGCAATTCAGCATTATCTTCAAAGCAAAATCAGACTTTGTGACTGAGCCCATCTCAGAAGCTGGCTTGGAAGGCTTATGGCAGAGGTTGGTTGAAGCAAACACATCCTTCATGATACTGACACCATATGGAGGAAAAATGAGTGAGATTTCTGATTCAGAAACTGCTTTCCCACATCGACGAGGAAACATATATGAAATCCAGTATATGGTTGTTTGGGATGATGGCAAGGATACTGAGAAGTATGTTGGATTTATGAGAAGGTTGTATGCATACATGGCACCGTATGTTTCAAAGTCTCCTAGAGCTGCCTATCTGAATTATAGAGATCTTGATTTGGGGAGGAACAATAATGGCAATACAAGCTATGCACAAGCAAGCATTTGGGGTTTGAAGTACTTCAAGAACAACTTCAGGAAACTTGTTCATGTTAAGACCTTGGTTGATCCTGGCAACTTCTTTAGGAATGAGCAAAGCATCCCAGTGTTTTCATCCGGTAGAAAGTAG